A single Thermosynechococcus vestitus BP-1 DNA region contains:
- a CDS encoding ribose-phosphate pyrophosphokinase, with amino-acid sequence MIRSKSKRTPSWGDAVIHTAPLPTTTPSHTSDHSRLKLFSGSANIALAQEIARYLGIDLGPMVRKRFADGELYVQIQESIRGCDVYLIQPCCRPVNDHLMELLIMVDACRRASARQVTAVIPYYGYARADRKTAGRESITAKLVANLITQAGASRVLAMDLHSAQIQGYFDIPVDHVYGSPVLLDYLRSKNLEDIVVVSPDVGGVARARAFANKLDDAPLAIIDKRRQAHNVAEVMNVVGDVKGKTAVLVDDMIDTAGTILEGARLLRREGAKEVYACATHAVFSPPAIERLQGGDFEEVIVTNTIPVPETQRFPQLTVLSVASILGETIWRIHEDSSVSSMFR; translated from the coding sequence ATGATAAGATCAAAATCAAAACGCACGCCATCTTGGGGAGATGCTGTGATTCACACTGCGCCATTGCCCACGACGACCCCCTCTCACACTTCTGATCATAGTCGTCTAAAGCTGTTTTCGGGTTCTGCCAACATTGCCCTTGCTCAGGAAATTGCCCGCTACCTTGGTATTGATCTCGGCCCAATGGTGCGTAAGCGATTTGCCGATGGCGAGCTCTATGTGCAGATTCAAGAATCGATTCGCGGTTGTGATGTTTATCTGATTCAGCCCTGTTGCCGACCGGTCAATGACCACCTGATGGAACTGCTGATCATGGTGGATGCTTGCCGCCGCGCCTCAGCTCGTCAAGTGACTGCAGTGATTCCCTACTATGGCTATGCCCGTGCCGATCGCAAGACGGCAGGCCGCGAATCCATTACCGCCAAACTAGTGGCCAACCTGATTACCCAAGCGGGTGCCAGTCGGGTCCTGGCCATGGACCTGCACTCAGCCCAAATTCAAGGCTACTTTGACATTCCGGTGGATCACGTCTATGGTTCACCCGTGCTCCTGGACTACCTGCGCAGCAAAAATCTTGAGGATATTGTGGTGGTCTCACCGGATGTGGGTGGGGTAGCCCGCGCCCGTGCCTTTGCCAATAAGCTGGATGATGCCCCCCTAGCAATTATTGATAAGCGCCGCCAAGCCCACAATGTGGCTGAGGTCATGAATGTGGTGGGTGATGTTAAGGGCAAAACAGCGGTACTCGTGGATGACATGATTGATACAGCCGGCACCATTTTAGAGGGGGCGCGACTCCTGCGTCGCGAAGGTGCCAAAGAAGTCTATGCCTGTGCCACCCATGCTGTCTTTTCGCCACCGGCGATTGAGCGACTCCAAGGGGGCGATTTTGAAGAGGTGATTGTCACCAATACGATTCCTGTGCCGGAAACCCAACGCTTTCCCCAACTCACGGTGCTCTCGGTGGCTAGTATTCTGGGAGAAACCATTTGGCGAATCCATGAAGATAGCTCTGTGAGCAGCATGTTCCGCTAA
- the purH gene encoding bifunctional phosphoribosylaminoimidazolecarboxamide formyltransferase/IMP cyclohydrolase encodes MGRMALLSTSNKQGLVELARALVQEFGFTLLSSGGTAKALQTAGIPVTTVSEYTGAPEILGGRVKTLHPKIHGGILARRDRPQDEADLQAQAIHPIDLVVVNLYPFAETIAQPNVTLAEAIEQIDIGGPTLIRAAAKNHAHVTVLVDPSQYETYLQELRLYGDAQPAFRLACAQQAFALTAHYDQAIAEYLQKVTAAGTEPEILPPVFHLTGRQKQVLRYGENPHQRASWYVCGAHPRGWAAAHLLQGKELSYNNLLDLEAARGVISEFLGDSPPAAVIIKHTNPCGVAEGKTLVEAYERAFAADRVSAFGGIVALNRPLDGATAEALTRTFLECVVAPACEEAALPILKTKPKMRVLTLPELHRAPTTAIQTIAGGFLVQEIHPLPIDPEAWQVVTATEPSPELMAELIFAWKVVKHVKSNAIVVSRDRQTQGIGAGQMNRVGAVEIALSAAGEAARGGVLASDGFFPFADSVEAAALAGIAAIIQPGGSLRDSESIQAANAAGIAMVFTNQRHFRH; translated from the coding sequence ATGGGGCGAATGGCCTTGCTCAGCACCAGTAATAAGCAGGGACTGGTGGAGTTGGCTAGGGCCTTGGTGCAGGAGTTTGGCTTTACGCTCCTGAGTAGTGGTGGCACCGCAAAGGCCTTGCAGACCGCGGGGATTCCTGTGACAACAGTCTCTGAGTACACAGGGGCACCAGAAATTCTGGGTGGGCGGGTCAAGACCCTGCACCCGAAAATCCATGGCGGCATTTTGGCACGGCGCGATCGCCCCCAAGACGAGGCCGATCTGCAAGCCCAAGCCATTCATCCCATTGATTTAGTGGTTGTTAACCTCTACCCCTTTGCCGAAACAATTGCCCAACCCAACGTCACCCTTGCCGAGGCGATCGAGCAAATTGATATTGGCGGGCCGACTTTGATTCGCGCTGCTGCGAAAAACCATGCCCATGTAACAGTGCTGGTAGATCCGAGTCAGTACGAAACTTACCTTCAGGAATTACGATTATACGGGGACGCCCAACCTGCCTTCCGCCTAGCCTGTGCCCAACAAGCGTTTGCACTGACAGCCCATTACGATCAGGCGATCGCTGAGTATCTCCAAAAAGTAACGGCCGCGGGTACTGAACCAGAAATTCTCCCCCCCGTTTTTCACCTCACGGGACGGCAAAAACAAGTCCTGCGCTATGGCGAAAACCCCCATCAACGGGCTTCTTGGTACGTCTGTGGGGCACACCCCAGGGGTTGGGCAGCCGCCCACCTGCTCCAGGGCAAAGAACTCAGTTACAATAACCTGCTGGATTTAGAAGCCGCACGGGGAGTGATTAGTGAATTCCTAGGGGACAGCCCCCCCGCTGCCGTCATTATTAAACACACCAATCCCTGTGGCGTTGCCGAGGGCAAAACCCTTGTGGAAGCCTACGAACGTGCCTTTGCAGCCGATAGGGTCTCTGCCTTTGGCGGCATTGTTGCCCTCAATCGCCCCTTGGATGGGGCCACTGCTGAAGCCTTGACCCGTACCTTTTTAGAGTGTGTGGTGGCTCCCGCCTGTGAGGAAGCGGCGCTGCCGATCCTGAAAACCAAGCCCAAGATGCGGGTTCTCACCTTACCTGAGTTGCATAGGGCGCCAACCACGGCGATTCAAACCATTGCCGGCGGCTTCCTTGTCCAAGAGATTCACCCCCTCCCCATTGATCCAGAGGCATGGCAGGTGGTCACCGCCACTGAACCCAGTCCAGAGTTGATGGCGGAACTGATCTTTGCCTGGAAAGTCGTGAAGCACGTCAAGTCCAATGCCATTGTTGTCAGTCGCGATCGCCAAACCCAAGGGATTGGGGCGGGTCAAATGAATCGGGTCGGTGCTGTGGAAATTGCCCTCAGTGCTGCGGGGGAGGCGGCGCGGGGGGGAGTGCTGGCCAGTGATGGCTTTTTCCCTTTTGCCGATTCTGTGGAAGCGGCTGCCCTTGCCGGCATTGCTGCCATTATTCAACCGGGGGGCAGTTTGCGCGATAGTGAATCTATCCAGGCGGCCAATGCAGCGGGAATTGCCATGGTCTTTACCAACCAGCGACACTTCCGCCACTAG
- a CDS encoding metallophosphoesterase family protein, with protein MAVRLGIISDPHIALPETIPTDYPPIFLYEISIPAFEAAVTHLLELGIDALLIPGDLTRDGEVANHRWLSTYLQTLSVPCYVIPGNHDVPLPLGDNCRIGWADFPQWYAHAGYGNPGKHYYQALLAENLQLVALNSNQFSPTGQQLGVVDQGQLAWLAALLAEPFAGLRLVMIHHNVLEHWPQQSQSPMGQRYLLENRAELLNLLRSAGVALVLTGHLHVQDIAYEQGVFDLTTGSLVSYPHPYRRLILQEHPQGGWQVDVESYRIESLKAYPTLSDLSRQWMLQRGAGFMVRFLTLPPFNLSETEAKPLAQALSSLWPEIAQGDTQVILPTLPEPLAAYFAQFNHRPPTEYPQLRDNNTVFVI; from the coding sequence ATGGCAGTGCGGCTTGGCATTATCAGTGATCCCCACATTGCCCTGCCGGAGACAATTCCGACAGATTACCCGCCTATTTTTCTGTATGAAATTAGTATCCCTGCCTTTGAAGCAGCCGTCACCCATCTCCTTGAACTCGGCATTGATGCCCTGCTGATTCCCGGTGACCTGACGCGGGATGGCGAAGTGGCGAACCACCGCTGGCTGAGTACCTATTTACAAACACTGTCGGTTCCCTGTTATGTGATTCCGGGGAACCACGATGTGCCGCTACCGCTAGGGGACAACTGCCGCATTGGCTGGGCTGACTTTCCCCAGTGGTATGCCCATGCAGGCTACGGCAACCCTGGCAAGCATTACTACCAAGCCCTACTTGCAGAAAATCTGCAACTGGTTGCCCTCAACTCCAACCAATTTAGTCCAACGGGACAACAGTTGGGAGTCGTCGATCAAGGACAGTTGGCATGGTTGGCGGCTCTATTGGCAGAACCCTTTGCCGGACTGCGCCTGGTCATGATTCACCACAATGTCCTTGAGCACTGGCCACAGCAGAGCCAAAGTCCGATGGGGCAGCGCTACCTCTTGGAGAATCGGGCAGAGCTATTGAACTTGTTGCGATCGGCGGGGGTGGCGCTGGTCTTAACTGGACATCTCCATGTCCAAGACATTGCCTATGAACAGGGGGTGTTTGACCTAACGACCGGTTCCCTCGTGAGCTATCCCCATCCCTATCGTCGTCTCATTTTGCAGGAACACCCCCAAGGGGGCTGGCAGGTGGACGTGGAATCCTATCGCATTGAATCCCTGAAGGCCTATCCCACCTTGAGTGATCTCTCCCGCCAATGGATGCTTCAGCGCGGCGCGGGGTTTATGGTGCGCTTTCTGACATTGCCGCCCTTTAATTTATCGGAAACTGAGGCCAAGCCCCTCGCCCAAGCCCTATCCTCCCTCTGGCCGGAAATTGCCCAAGGAGATACCCAAGTCATCCTACCGACCTTACCGGAACCCTTGGCCGCCTACTTTGCCCAGTTTAACCACAGGCCACCAACGGAGTATCCCCAGCTGCGGGACAACAATACAGTCTTTGTGATTTAG
- a CDS encoding AI-2E family transporter: protein MTFGQWIGLLVLGVCLYILWEIRQVLLLVFLAVVLATALNWLQLRLQSWGLQRGRAIALSMSLTFLIIFGFFWMMIPPFLQEAQQLGVLIPKGLGRVEAWLDDMAHFLPSGGFDDTPMINRLITQLEPFLQQIFNNFFALFSNTLALLLNTLLVLVLTVMLVIDPQPYRRGFIRLFPAFYRSRIDTILRESEQALLAWLAGTGLNMVVIGVVSGLTLALLGVRLVLANAFLAGLLEAIPNIGPALSVIPPMIIAFIDDPWRSVAVLMSYILIQQLEQYLLVPLVMAKQVALLPAVTLVSQIIFATFFGFLGLLLALPLVIVGQIWFTEIVLKDILDRWQASPPPEASNPPILPLPPGIPPAAASPAASDPISEDDSVDQ from the coding sequence GTGACATTTGGTCAGTGGATTGGCTTGCTGGTACTGGGGGTGTGTCTTTACATCCTCTGGGAAATTCGCCAAGTGTTACTCTTGGTCTTTTTAGCGGTGGTGCTGGCAACGGCACTCAACTGGCTGCAACTGCGGCTCCAAAGCTGGGGACTGCAACGGGGGCGGGCGATCGCCCTCAGTATGAGCTTGACGTTCCTAATCATCTTTGGCTTCTTTTGGATGATGATTCCTCCCTTTTTACAGGAGGCGCAGCAACTGGGTGTGTTGATTCCCAAGGGCCTAGGGCGGGTGGAAGCATGGCTGGATGACATGGCTCATTTTTTGCCCAGTGGTGGCTTTGACGACACACCGATGATCAATCGACTGATTACCCAATTAGAACCATTTCTCCAGCAAATCTTTAACAATTTCTTTGCTTTGTTTTCCAATACCCTGGCGCTCTTACTCAACACGCTGTTGGTCTTGGTGCTGACGGTGATGCTAGTGATTGATCCTCAGCCCTACCGCCGCGGGTTTATTCGCCTGTTTCCAGCATTTTACCGTTCCCGCATTGACACCATCCTCAGGGAAAGTGAACAGGCACTCTTGGCCTGGCTAGCAGGGACCGGCTTGAATATGGTGGTGATTGGCGTCGTCAGTGGCCTTACCTTGGCCCTACTGGGAGTGCGGTTGGTCTTAGCCAATGCCTTTCTAGCAGGACTTTTAGAAGCTATTCCCAACATCGGCCCTGCCCTCAGTGTAATTCCGCCAATGATTATTGCGTTTATTGATGATCCGTGGCGGTCAGTGGCTGTTCTCATGTCCTACATTCTAATTCAACAGTTGGAACAGTACCTGCTGGTGCCCCTTGTCATGGCCAAACAGGTGGCTCTACTGCCCGCTGTGACGCTGGTGTCCCAAATTATTTTTGCCACTTTCTTTGGTTTTCTCGGCTTACTCCTGGCATTGCCTCTAGTGATTGTGGGTCAGATTTGGTTTACGGAAATTGTACTCAAGGACATTCTGGATCGCTGGCAGGCCAGCCCGCCACCTGAAGCGTCAAATCCACCAATTTTGCCGCTGCCCCCGGGGATCCCACCTGCTGCCGCAAGTCCTGCCGCATCTGATCCAATTTCTGAGGATGATTCAGTAGATCAATAA
- the apcD gene encoding allophycocyanin subunit alpha-B, translating into MSVISQVLLKADDELRYPTTGELQTISDFFQTGEQRLRIATTLAENEKRIVEQASKQLWQKRPDFISPGGNAYGQKQRALCLRDYGWYMRLITYGILAGDKDPIERTGIIGVREMYNSLGVPMTGMAEAMRCLKDASLALLSTEDAEVAAPYFDYIIQEMS; encoded by the coding sequence ATGAGTGTCATTAGTCAGGTTCTTCTTAAAGCGGACGATGAATTGCGCTACCCCACCACGGGCGAACTCCAGACGATTAGTGACTTTTTCCAAACGGGTGAGCAACGCCTCCGCATTGCCACGACTCTGGCTGAAAATGAGAAACGCATTGTTGAGCAAGCCAGCAAACAACTGTGGCAGAAGCGGCCTGACTTTATCTCACCGGGGGGCAACGCCTACGGCCAGAAACAGCGCGCCCTGTGTCTGCGGGACTATGGCTGGTATATGCGCCTGATTACCTATGGCATCCTCGCCGGTGACAAAGACCCCATTGAGCGCACGGGTATTATTGGGGTACGGGAAATGTACAACTCCCTTGGTGTGCCAATGACAGGGATGGCAGAAGCCATGCGTTGCCTCAAGGACGCCTCCTTGGCCCTGTTGAGCACTGAAGATGCTGAAGTGGCGGCACCCTACTTTGACTACATTATTCAAGAAATGTCCTAG